A window of Rubricoccus marinus contains these coding sequences:
- a CDS encoding malonic semialdehyde reductase produces MQVLPDTSALLALDSEAQDLLFREAHTTYTFADEPVTDEQVRAIYDLVRWAPTAVNGQPLRVLLVRSGDARQRLVPFMMDSNQGKVATAPLVAVLAYDTDFHENLPRLLPHAPGAKDWFAQEAPRVASAHENAALQAAYFLLGVRAAGLGAGPMSGFDASGVDAEFLADTSWRSFMVVTLGVPAEEGAWHPRSPRMDYEEVFHEV; encoded by the coding sequence ATGCAGGTCCTCCCCGACACCTCCGCTCTCCTCGCCCTCGACTCCGAGGCGCAAGACCTCCTCTTCCGCGAGGCGCACACGACGTACACCTTTGCCGACGAGCCCGTGACGGACGAGCAGGTCCGCGCCATCTACGACCTCGTCCGCTGGGCGCCCACGGCCGTCAACGGCCAGCCGCTCCGCGTGCTCCTCGTCCGCTCCGGCGACGCGCGCCAGAGGCTCGTCCCGTTCATGATGGACAGCAACCAGGGCAAGGTCGCGACCGCGCCCCTCGTCGCCGTCCTCGCCTACGACACGGACTTCCACGAGAACCTCCCGCGCCTCCTCCCGCACGCGCCGGGCGCGAAGGACTGGTTCGCGCAAGAGGCCCCGCGCGTCGCCTCGGCGCACGAGAACGCGGCGTTGCAGGCGGCTTACTTCCTCCTCGGCGTCCGCGCCGCCGGTCTCGGCGCCGGCCCCATGAGCGGGTTCGACGCCTCTGGCGTCGACGCCGAGTTCCTCGCGGACACGTCGTGGCGCTCGTTCATGGTCGTCACTCTCGGCGTCCCCGCTGAGGAAGGCGCGTGGCACCCGCGCAGCCCGCGGATGGACTACGAGGAGGTCTTCCACGAGGTCTAG
- the fdhD gene encoding formate dehydrogenase accessory sulfurtransferase FdhD translates to MPLLSTSGARALPVVRVRGGQAETADDWLAAEEPLEIRLMWGDRVQRLAVTMRTPGHDADLAVGFLVGEGVIRSPEDVLDAFHAPIQGGQTDPNIVAVRLASGVTFDAGRLERHVYTTSSCGVCGKASLEAVGVITGAPLAPGPRLTPEAIHAMPALLREAQDVFEQTGGLHAAALFSVSGGGASCDLLRVREDVGRHNAVDKLVGSYFASGETVPPQAVVLVSGRASFELAQKALVAGISVLAAVGAPSSLAADLAREHGMTLLGFVRDGRFNVYAGAERLDLSASGDR, encoded by the coding sequence ATGCCGTTGCTCTCTACCTCTGGCGCCCGCGCGCTCCCTGTTGTGCGCGTGCGCGGCGGGCAGGCCGAGACGGCCGATGACTGGCTCGCGGCAGAGGAGCCGCTGGAGATCCGCCTGATGTGGGGCGATCGCGTGCAGCGCCTCGCGGTGACCATGCGGACGCCCGGCCACGACGCCGACCTCGCGGTCGGCTTTCTCGTCGGTGAGGGCGTGATCCGGTCGCCAGAGGACGTGCTGGACGCGTTCCACGCGCCGATCCAGGGGGGGCAGACCGACCCCAACATCGTCGCCGTTCGGCTCGCCTCTGGCGTCACGTTCGACGCCGGACGGCTGGAGCGGCACGTGTACACGACCTCCAGCTGCGGCGTGTGCGGCAAGGCCTCGCTGGAGGCGGTCGGAGTCATCACCGGGGCGCCTCTGGCGCCGGGGCCGAGGCTCACGCCAGAGGCCATCCACGCGATGCCCGCTCTGCTACGCGAGGCGCAGGACGTCTTCGAGCAGACCGGCGGGCTCCACGCTGCGGCGCTGTTCAGCGTGTCGGGCGGCGGGGCCTCTTGCGACCTCCTGCGCGTCCGCGAGGACGTGGGGCGGCACAACGCCGTCGACAAGCTCGTGGGCTCCTACTTCGCCTCTGGCGAGACCGTCCCGCCACAGGCGGTGGTGCTCGTGAGCGGGCGCGCGAGCTTTGAGCTGGCGCAGAAGGCGCTCGTGGCAGGGATCTCCGTCCTGGCCGCGGTCGGTGCGCCGTCGTCGCTCGCGGCGGACCTCGCGCGGGAGCACGGCATGACGCTGCTCGGGTTCGTCCGCGACGGACGCTTCAACGTCTATGCGGGCGCCGAGCGGCTCGATCTGAGCGCCTCTGGTGACCGCTGA
- a CDS encoding fatty acyl-AMP ligase produces MSQPSTLVDILLERASQETAAPVIYLPDGESDEVRLTYGEIDRHARALAAQLQTMTQPGDRAMLLFAPGHEAILGFFGALYAGLYPVPVLPPRPGQSPDDLLSFAADSKPSVLLTSAAIAPMIQGMLAATGSQTPVVAADAPEASGDDWTRPDVSRDDIATLLYTSGSTRRPRGTRLTHRVIIDRLRPLKEMMERISGHESPIVSWAPLSHAMGLFANVLQPLYCDRTAVILSPVAFMEKPTRWLHAITRYEGGITTAPNFALQMCVDRSTPEDREGLDLSTWKAIALGSEAIRLDTLDAFAEMYEPYGFDRRAYQMAYGMSEGFGVGTFYIEQAPDAPVHLATAFDRDELLDGRAVAVSPEAPGAQMIVRCGIVPPNEDRTVTVFDPETHLPLPEGRVGEMWIRGASVADGYWENPEATAETFGGVRADTGEGGYLRSGDLGFYHEGQLYVAGRLKDMIIVRGKNLYSVDVEALAENSHPALVQGASAAFSIEENGEEQLVTIVETEEAEPDVESIASAVRQAVGEAINLPVLSVVVVEAGSLPRTRSGKIQRYKAREQFLAAR; encoded by the coding sequence GTGTCTCAGCCCTCTACTCTCGTCGACATCCTGCTGGAGCGCGCCTCTCAAGAAACGGCCGCCCCTGTGATCTACCTCCCGGATGGTGAGAGCGACGAAGTGCGGCTCACCTATGGTGAGATCGACCGCCATGCGCGAGCGCTCGCAGCGCAGTTGCAGACGATGACGCAGCCTGGGGACCGCGCGATGTTGCTCTTCGCGCCCGGGCACGAAGCCATCCTGGGGTTCTTCGGCGCGCTCTACGCAGGCCTGTATCCGGTCCCGGTTCTCCCGCCGCGCCCGGGCCAGTCTCCGGACGACCTCCTCTCCTTCGCCGCCGATTCCAAGCCATCGGTCCTGCTGACCTCGGCCGCGATTGCCCCCATGATCCAGGGCATGCTCGCGGCCACGGGCTCGCAGACGCCCGTCGTGGCGGCCGACGCGCCAGAGGCCTCTGGCGACGATTGGACGCGCCCGGACGTTTCGCGGGACGACATCGCGACGCTGCTCTATACCTCGGGCTCGACGCGGCGCCCTCGTGGGACGCGCCTCACGCACAGGGTCATCATCGACCGCTTGCGCCCGTTGAAGGAAATGATGGAGCGCATCAGCGGGCACGAGTCCCCCATCGTCTCGTGGGCTCCACTGAGCCACGCGATGGGCCTGTTTGCGAACGTGCTCCAGCCACTCTACTGCGACCGCACGGCCGTTATCCTCTCACCAGTGGCGTTCATGGAGAAGCCCACGCGGTGGCTCCACGCTATTACGCGTTACGAAGGAGGCATCACGACGGCCCCCAACTTCGCGCTCCAGATGTGTGTGGACCGCAGCACGCCAGAGGACCGCGAGGGGCTCGACCTCAGCACGTGGAAGGCGATCGCCCTCGGCTCTGAAGCCATTCGCCTGGACACGCTCGACGCCTTCGCCGAGATGTACGAGCCCTACGGCTTCGACCGGCGCGCGTACCAGATGGCCTACGGCATGTCCGAGGGCTTCGGCGTCGGCACGTTCTACATCGAACAAGCCCCGGATGCGCCGGTCCACCTCGCCACGGCCTTCGACCGCGACGAACTCCTGGACGGCCGCGCGGTCGCCGTCTCGCCAGAGGCCCCTGGCGCGCAGATGATCGTGCGCTGCGGGATTGTGCCTCCCAATGAAGACCGCACCGTAACTGTTTTCGATCCCGAGACGCACCTCCCTCTTCCCGAGGGCCGCGTCGGCGAGATGTGGATCCGAGGGGCCAGCGTGGCGGACGGCTACTGGGAGAACCCGGAGGCAACCGCCGAGACGTTTGGCGGCGTCCGCGCCGATACCGGCGAGGGAGGCTACCTCCGCAGCGGCGACCTCGGGTTCTACCACGAGGGGCAGCTGTACGTCGCCGGGCGGCTCAAGGACATGATCATCGTGCGCGGCAAGAACCTGTACTCCGTGGACGTGGAGGCCCTTGCTGAGAACTCGCACCCGGCGCTGGTGCAGGGCGCGAGCGCGGCGTTCTCAATCGAGGAGAACGGCGAGGAGCAACTCGTCACGATCGTCGAGACGGAAGAGGCGGAGCCCGACGTCGAGAGCATCGCGAGCGCCGTGCGCCAGGCCGTTGGAGAAGCGATCAACCTGCCCGTGCTCTCCGTCGTCGTTGTGGAAGCGGGAAGCTTGCCGCGGACGCGCTCGGGGAAGATTCAGCGGTACAAGGCACGCGAGCAGTTCCTCGCCGCCCGGTAG